Proteins encoded within one genomic window of Polaribacter sp. NJDZ03:
- a CDS encoding MCP four helix bundle domain-containing protein, with protein MGFYNKVKWVLGILMIFILIIATNLIDRNNFVRIKDSLEAIYKDRLIAKDLIFKISKSVQEKELAAAKLDSTFFLGRNKQVNSDIETAITSFEGTKLTTKEAKVFNDFKNNLAVLTKLEDSKPFKKSSYNSNILSVKENLYELSEIQMNEGKRQMSISKRAIDSIELFTQLEIYVLIFLAVIVQIIVIYKPRER; from the coding sequence ATGGGCTTTTATAATAAAGTAAAATGGGTTCTTGGAATTTTAATGATTTTTATACTAATTATTGCTACCAATTTAATTGATAGAAATAATTTTGTAAGAATTAAAGATTCTTTAGAAGCTATTTATAAAGATAGGCTAATTGCTAAAGACTTAATTTTTAAAATATCTAAATCTGTTCAAGAAAAAGAATTGGCAGCAGCTAAATTAGATTCTACTTTCTTTTTAGGTAGAAATAAACAAGTAAATAGTGATATTGAAACAGCTATTACTTCTTTTGAAGGAACAAAATTAACCACAAAAGAAGCTAAAGTTTTTAATGATTTTAAAAATAATTTGGCAGTTTTAACAAAATTAGAAGACTCTAAACCTTTTAAAAAAAGTTCTTATAATAGCAATATCTTAAGTGTAAAAGAAAACTTATATGAATTGTCTGAAATTCAAATGAATGAAGGCAAAAGACAAATGTCTATAAGTAAAAGGGCAATAGATTCAATAGAACTTTTTACACAACTAGAAATATATGTGTTGATTTTTTTAGCTGTTATAGTCCAGATTATTGTAATTTATAAACCTAGAGAAAGGTAA
- a CDS encoding MFS transporter, translating into MIKKSLLSLAIGTFAIGMTEFTMMGILPDIAKDLNIDIPSAGHLISLYALGVVIGSPILVLFTAKYSPRKVLIFLMLLFAVFNLLFAVSPIYSLLLVSRFMSGLPHGAFFGVGSVVAAKFADPGKKAQAIAIMVTGMTIANLLGVPLGTYIGHHFSWRYTYLIISLFGLLSMISIYFWIPKMQPLSQVSKKSQLRYFKTKKAWVIIGMVSIGTGGLFTWLSYIAPLMTEITKVNEDSIPYVMVLVGLGMLIGNLLGGKLSDIITPQKTVTVSFIFMMLCLITIYFTAHIPFMSYLMAFITGVAAFSCSSPIQMLLIDSAEGSESIAAAGGQSSFNLGNTMGAFFGGLPITYGYAYNSPILIGVGMVAIGICFSYYYLILLKKKD; encoded by the coding sequence ATGATTAAAAAGAGTTTATTATCATTAGCTATAGGAACTTTTGCCATAGGAATGACAGAATTTACAATGATGGGTATTTTGCCTGATATTGCAAAAGACTTAAATATTGATATTCCTTCGGCAGGGCATTTGATTTCTTTGTACGCTTTAGGCGTTGTTATTGGTTCTCCTATTCTAGTGCTATTTACCGCTAAGTATTCGCCTAGAAAAGTATTAATATTTCTAATGCTACTATTTGCTGTTTTTAACCTATTATTTGCGGTCTCTCCAATATATTCACTTTTACTTGTTTCTAGATTTATGTCTGGCTTGCCACATGGTGCTTTTTTTGGTGTAGGTTCTGTAGTGGCTGCTAAATTTGCTGATCCTGGTAAAAAAGCACAGGCAATTGCCATAATGGTTACCGGTATGACCATTGCAAACCTTCTTGGAGTTCCTTTAGGTACTTATATTGGGCATCATTTTTCTTGGAGATACACATATTTAATAATAAGTCTATTTGGTTTATTATCCATGATTTCTATTTATTTCTGGATCCCTAAAATGCAACCGCTTTCACAAGTTAGTAAGAAAAGTCAATTGCGTTATTTTAAAACAAAAAAAGCTTGGGTTATTATTGGTATGGTTTCTATAGGAACCGGTGGTTTATTTACTTGGTTAAGCTATATAGCTCCTTTAATGACAGAAATTACCAAGGTTAATGAAGACTCTATTCCGTATGTAATGGTTTTGGTTGGCTTAGGAATGCTTATAGGAAACCTATTAGGTGGAAAGTTATCTGATATCATTACACCTCAAAAAACGGTAACCGTTTCCTTTATATTTATGATGCTCTGTTTAATTACTATCTATTTTACCGCACACATACCGTTTATGAGTTATTTAATGGCATTTATTACTGGTGTTGCTGCATTTAGTTGTTCATCTCCAATACAAATGCTTTTAATAGATTCTGCTGAAGGTTCAGAAAGTATTGCTGCTGCCGGAGGTCAGTCTAGTTTTAATTTAGGAAATACGATGGGGGCTTTTTTCGGTGGGTTGCCAATTACCTATGGTTATGCATACAATTCACCAATTCTTATTGGAGTTGGTATGGTTGCAATAGGTATTTGTTTTTCTTATTACTATTTAATTTTACTCAAAAAAAAGGATTAA
- a CDS encoding multidrug efflux SMR transporter codes for MNWILLIIAGLFEVAFAACLGKAKESTGAETTYWYIGFLLCLSISMLLLLKATQELPIGTAYAVWTGIGAVGTVLMGILIFKEPATFWRLFFLSTLIFSIIGLKVVSN; via the coding sequence ATGAATTGGATACTATTAATTATAGCCGGACTTTTTGAAGTTGCTTTTGCTGCTTGTTTAGGCAAAGCAAAAGAAAGTACCGGAGCAGAAACCACCTATTGGTATATTGGCTTTTTGCTGTGTTTATCTATTAGTATGCTTCTACTTTTAAAGGCAACACAAGAGTTACCAATTGGAACAGCTTATGCCGTTTGGACAGGAATAGGTGCAGTTGGAACGGTGTTAATGGGAATTCTTATTTTTAAAGAACCCGCAACTTTTTGGCGACTATTTTTTCTTTCTACTTTAATATTTTCTATTATTGGGTTAAAAGTAGTTTCTAATTAA